Proteins encoded together in one Planctopirus ephydatiae window:
- a CDS encoding DUF4956 domain-containing protein: MPDWLTAFSLPSAPPQDWKTIVASMVLSVLLGMTIGQIHRWTRPLHSGSASFHATLVLMTILITLVTQVIGDNVARAFSLVGALSIVRFRTVVRDTKDTAFVIFAVVIGMCAGAERGWLAIGGTILVGLVAAIYRDRPYNPSTSLIRYRLILRMGLAQEVETQVHALLQQVTRSYDLESLSTVRQGSAMEMTYSLQLNRAISPRELHAQLSRIEGIQSVELTASIDDDR; the protein is encoded by the coding sequence ATGCCCGACTGGTTGACCGCTTTTTCGCTACCGTCGGCACCTCCTCAGGACTGGAAGACTATCGTAGCCTCGATGGTGCTATCGGTTCTCTTAGGGATGACGATTGGCCAGATCCACCGCTGGACACGTCCGCTTCACTCCGGGAGTGCCTCATTTCACGCGACTTTGGTCTTGATGACGATCCTGATTACGCTGGTCACACAAGTGATTGGCGATAATGTCGCGCGGGCTTTCAGTCTGGTGGGTGCGTTGTCGATTGTTCGCTTTCGCACCGTGGTTCGCGATACGAAGGATACAGCGTTTGTCATCTTTGCTGTCGTGATTGGTATGTGTGCCGGTGCTGAACGCGGCTGGCTGGCGATAGGAGGGACCATCCTCGTCGGACTGGTCGCGGCCATCTATCGAGATCGTCCCTATAACCCTTCGACTTCGCTGATCCGTTACCGGTTAATCCTGCGGATGGGGCTGGCACAAGAAGTGGAAACACAGGTGCATGCCCTGCTTCAACAGGTCACCCGGAGCTATGACCTCGAAAGTCTCAGTACAGTTCGTCAAGGGAGTGCGATGGAAATGACCTACTCCCTACAATTGAACCGTGCGATCTCGCCGCGTGAGTTGCATGCACAATTGAGTCGCATCGAAGGGATCCAGAGTGTCGAACTGACGGCATCCATTGACGATGATCGTTGA